In Bacteroidales bacterium, a genomic segment contains:
- the truB gene encoding tRNA pseudouridine(55) synthase TruB: MELTSPETYLDGTVLYIDKPLNWTSFDVVNKIRKSLRHYLGIQKIKVGHAGTLDPLASGLVIICTGKATKQIMQFQDMDKAYTAYIRLGATTPSFDLETGVDHSYPWEHITSGHIKQALSELSGDQEQMPPLFSAKSVDGKRAYSMARKGKQVELKPQQIHIARLETLSEKLPELILHVECSKGTYIRSLARDLGIKLQSGAHLTGLRRTRIGPHHIDQAISLDNFIENLKLL; encoded by the coding sequence ATGGAGCTTACCAGTCCCGAAACATACCTGGACGGAACAGTCCTCTATATAGACAAGCCCCTGAACTGGACCTCATTTGATGTGGTCAACAAGATCCGCAAGTCCCTCCGGCACTACCTGGGGATTCAGAAAATCAAGGTGGGACATGCAGGCACCCTGGATCCACTGGCAAGCGGACTGGTAATTATCTGTACAGGGAAAGCCACTAAACAGATCATGCAGTTCCAGGATATGGATAAAGCTTACACCGCGTATATCCGCCTGGGAGCAACCACACCCTCTTTCGACCTGGAAACCGGGGTGGATCACAGCTATCCCTGGGAGCATATCACTTCCGGTCATATTAAGCAGGCTCTGTCAGAATTATCGGGCGACCAGGAGCAGATGCCTCCCCTCTTTTCAGCCAAAAGCGTAGACGGGAAACGGGCCTACAGCATGGCCAGGAAAGGAAAACAGGTGGAACTAAAACCCCAGCAGATACATATCGCCCGACTGGAGACGCTGTCCGAAAAACTGCCTGAACTTATTCTCCATGTGGAATGCAGCAAAGGAACCTATATCAGGTCTCTGGCCAGAGATCTGGGCATAAAGCTCCAATCCGGGGCACACTTAACCGGTCTCCGGCGCACCAGAATAGGGCCTCACCATATCGATCAAGCAATTTCCCTGGACAACTTTATTGAAAATCTTAAACTTTTGTAA